A region of Streptomyces liliifuscus DNA encodes the following proteins:
- a CDS encoding BlaI/MecI/CopY family transcriptional regulator → MAQFGELEAAIMDAVWDAGRPLRVREVLDRLDRDPEPAYNTVHTVTEILHRKGWLAKEKDGRAYRYGATKSREEYVAGLMDEALSVAGDRTATLARFVQQMQPGEAEELYHLLGQAKAREASE, encoded by the coding sequence ATGGCGCAGTTCGGTGAGCTGGAGGCCGCGATCATGGACGCGGTGTGGGACGCGGGCAGGCCGCTGCGCGTCCGCGAGGTCCTGGACCGCCTCGACCGGGACCCGGAGCCTGCCTACAACACCGTCCACACCGTCACCGAGATCCTGCATCGCAAGGGCTGGCTGGCCAAGGAGAAGGACGGCCGGGCCTACCGGTACGGCGCCACCAAGAGCCGCGAGGAGTACGTCGCCGGGCTGATGGACGAGGCCCTGTCCGTGGCCGGGGACCGCACCGCGACGCTGGCCCGCTTCGTGCAGCAGATGCAGCCCGGTGAGGCCGAGGAGCTGTACCACCTGCTCGGCCAGGCCAAGGCCCGGGAGGCGTCGGAATGA
- a CDS encoding M56 family metallopeptidase, which translates to MIVAAVLFTYAVLLCTLAPRLLRGAGWAERAPRLGIVVWQALGTSALTAAVLAGLALTVPTVRVSADLAAMLQACVMALTAQYASPGGAAAGAAGAVLALAVLGRVAWCAGAALLRTRRERREHRDVLDMVGRADPVRGVVVLDHDEPAAYCLPGRHRRTVITTGALDTLDDDQLTAVLAHEHAHQVERHDAVLAWAQTLARAFPRIALFRIGEAEIARLVEMRADDVAAGRSGRLTAAAALLAVAGGRTPAVALAAGGSTAARRVRRLIEPHRPLSRLRIAAGSLTAAVALALPLLVVGGPAAAATQLNYCPDGTPAAQVTTMR; encoded by the coding sequence ATGATCGTCGCCGCCGTCCTCTTCACGTACGCCGTCCTGCTGTGCACCCTGGCGCCCCGGCTGCTGCGCGGTGCGGGCTGGGCCGAGCGGGCACCCCGGCTGGGCATCGTGGTCTGGCAGGCGCTCGGCACATCGGCGCTCACCGCCGCCGTCCTGGCCGGGCTCGCCCTGACCGTACCCACCGTGCGGGTCAGCGCCGACCTCGCCGCGATGCTGCAGGCATGCGTCATGGCGCTGACCGCGCAGTACGCCTCGCCAGGCGGAGCCGCCGCCGGGGCGGCCGGAGCCGTCCTGGCCCTCGCCGTGCTGGGAAGAGTGGCCTGGTGCGCGGGCGCGGCCCTCCTGCGCACCCGCCGTGAGCGCCGGGAACACCGCGACGTTCTCGACATGGTCGGCCGCGCCGATCCCGTACGCGGGGTGGTCGTCCTCGACCACGACGAGCCCGCCGCCTACTGCCTGCCCGGCCGCCACCGCCGCACCGTCATCACCACCGGCGCCCTTGACACCCTGGACGACGACCAGCTCACGGCCGTCCTCGCACATGAGCACGCCCACCAGGTTGAGCGACACGACGCCGTACTGGCCTGGGCGCAGACGCTTGCCCGCGCCTTCCCCCGGATCGCCCTGTTCCGTATCGGCGAGGCGGAGATCGCCCGGCTGGTGGAGATGCGCGCCGACGACGTGGCCGCCGGCCGCTCCGGACGGCTGACCGCCGCCGCCGCGCTGCTCGCGGTGGCGGGCGGGCGCACCCCGGCTGTGGCCCTCGCGGCCGGCGGCTCCACGGCAGCCCGCCGGGTACGCCGCCTCATCGAGCCCCACCGGCCCCTGAGCCGCCTGCGCATAGCTGCCGGTTCACTGACCGCTGCCGTGGCGCTCGCCCTGCCGCTGCTGGTAGTCGGCGGCCCTGCGGCGGCCGCGACGCAGCTGAACTACTGCCCGGACGGCACGCCCGCCGCCCAGGTCACCACGATGCGCTGA
- a CDS encoding cytochrome c biogenesis CcdA family protein: MGELLFGTTLLASFLGGVVALLAPCCVSVMLPAYLATGFRRRTGILAATLVFAAGVATVIVPIGLGATALVSLISGHHLLVFSIGGAAMAVGGIALLAGWKPQLPMIAGRAPAGHGFGSVYGLGVFSGAASSCCAPVLAGVAVLSGAAASFPAALAVSLTYVAGMVAPLCLLALVWDRRDWSAGRLLQGRQVTLRLGRLRRRMPLGSAASGILLIAMGALTLVQAVRGPDMASGGWRVRVAADLQHAASVVTKALGWLPGWALAVILVALAAFLFRQARAHLTAPARRSPGATAGASSADCCDPPQPPLTTVPTSAGEDRPA; this comes from the coding sequence ATGGGAGAGCTGCTGTTCGGCACCACGCTGCTGGCGTCGTTCCTCGGCGGAGTAGTAGCCCTGCTCGCACCCTGCTGCGTGTCCGTGATGCTGCCCGCCTACCTCGCGACCGGCTTCCGCCGCCGCACCGGGATCCTGGCCGCGACGCTGGTCTTCGCCGCCGGGGTGGCCACCGTGATCGTGCCGATCGGGCTCGGCGCCACCGCCCTCGTCTCACTCATCTCCGGCCACCACCTGCTGGTGTTCTCGATCGGCGGTGCGGCCATGGCGGTCGGCGGGATCGCCCTGCTGGCCGGGTGGAAGCCGCAGCTGCCGATGATCGCGGGCCGGGCCCCGGCCGGGCACGGCTTCGGCTCCGTCTACGGGCTCGGCGTGTTCTCCGGCGCGGCCAGCTCCTGCTGCGCACCGGTCCTCGCCGGAGTCGCCGTTCTCTCCGGTGCCGCCGCCTCCTTCCCCGCCGCGCTCGCCGTCTCCCTGACCTACGTCGCCGGAATGGTCGCCCCGCTGTGCCTGCTCGCCCTGGTCTGGGACCGCCGCGACTGGAGCGCCGGCCGCCTGCTCCAGGGCCGCCAGGTCACCCTGCGCCTCGGCCGGCTGCGGCGGCGGATGCCGCTCGGCAGCGCCGCCTCCGGGATCCTGCTCATCGCGATGGGCGCGCTCACCCTCGTCCAGGCCGTGCGCGGCCCGGACATGGCCTCGGGCGGCTGGCGGGTGCGGGTCGCCGCTGATCTGCAGCACGCCGCGTCCGTGGTCACCAAGGCCCTGGGCTGGCTGCCCGGCTGGGCCCTGGCGGTCATCCTCGTCGCGCTCGCCGCCTTCCTGTTCCGGCAGGCGCGCGCCCACCTGACCGCCCCCGCCCGGCGTTCCCCCGGCGCCACGGCGGGGGCCTCCTCCGCCGACTGCTGCGACCCACCGCAGCCGCCCCTTACGACCGTCCCCACCTCCGCCGGAGAGGACCGCCCCGCATGA